A single window of Archangium gephyra DNA harbors:
- a CDS encoding DUF642 domain-containing protein, producing MKIHLHRKSLLGLGVVLLSACGPDSQEATTPEMGQTSQRLINVLVNGSFETAPSLGYSNYITLSSSTTGLTGWTVQNSVQLMSNTYKTPAQGTRSINLSYGGVTQTFPTVPGAGYTVQFSLSTSPACATSTRTMDVSVNGMTYNFSTASSSWATRSFVFNAAGTSATLVLKNTYTGQVCGPAVDNISVMGP from the coding sequence ATGAAGATTCATCTCCATCGGAAGTCGTTGCTGGGCCTGGGCGTGGTGCTGTTGAGCGCCTGTGGTCCCGACTCGCAAGAGGCCACCACGCCCGAGATGGGCCAGACGTCCCAGCGGCTGATCAACGTGCTCGTCAACGGTAGCTTCGAGACAGCGCCGTCGCTGGGCTACAGCAACTACATCACCCTGTCCTCGAGCACGACCGGGCTGACGGGCTGGACGGTGCAGAACAGCGTGCAGCTCATGTCCAATACCTACAAGACGCCCGCGCAGGGCACGCGCTCCATCAACCTGTCATACGGAGGCGTCACGCAGACGTTCCCCACCGTCCCGGGGGCGGGGTACACGGTGCAGTTCTCGCTCTCCACGAGCCCCGCGTGCGCCACGTCCACGCGGACGATGGACGTGTCCGTCAACGGCATGACTTACAACTTCTCCACGGCCTCCTCGTCGTGGGCCACCCGCAGCTTCGTGTTCAACGCCGCGGGCACCAGCGCCACCCTCGTGCTCAAGAACACCTACACGGGCCAGGTCTGCGGCCCGGCGGTGGATAACATCTCCGTGATGGGACCCTGA
- a CDS encoding response regulator has product MSRGTLLFLDDDADLQSIVSTYLRDRGYRVESAHTAAEAREVLARIRVDATIVDGMLPGMSGVEFIQELRQTEPSLPIVFASAFWKDLTSHDYLSRHLRVARVLHKPYTPQELFFWVEQVLAEPADSRSASLLEGASEEVIAAMAALSSEYGAQLGEKIRLLTAVVERVLQGERESLREAYLHAHKLHGTAGSCGFGAVSAAAGRLEALLKQARDDKEPVDPGAVRRALQELAEKAQGAVSTLVESAGPVQSQGTVLVADEDEAWLAEVERMGKDLLVRVVTARSADEVVAAARRRELDGVLLHVNLGGREGGFTTAARLRGEDGLQSLPLAFFGTEGDVAYRVAAAHAGASLYLPRPFSARDLTEAVERMVAARRPERSRVLVLDDDPEAVRVLSAALTSALVEVVGIGDPYRLVEALAEHRPDLLLLDVEMPGPSGFDLCRIVRSMPEWREMPILFITTHTGVEFRVAAFRSGADDYLAKPVLREELWARVQSRLERTRLARERAERDALTGLLLRRPFLDNLRARMADAQRLSRPLTLGFLDVDHFKKVNDTHGHLAGDRVLMQMGRLLATRFRREDLRCRWGGEEFVVALLGATADRARDILARTAAELSRIEFEGDKGQRFRVTFSAGLADMPRDGADLETLLRLADERLYRAKVQGRNRIEL; this is encoded by the coding sequence ATGAGTCGCGGAACGCTTCTCTTCCTCGATGACGATGCGGACCTGCAGTCGATCGTCTCCACCTACCTGCGCGATCGGGGCTACCGGGTGGAGTCGGCCCATACCGCCGCGGAGGCGCGCGAGGTGTTGGCACGCATCCGGGTGGACGCCACCATCGTGGATGGAATGCTCCCGGGGATGAGTGGAGTGGAGTTCATCCAGGAACTGCGCCAGACGGAGCCGTCCCTCCCCATCGTCTTCGCCTCCGCCTTCTGGAAGGATCTCACGAGCCACGACTACCTCAGCCGGCATCTCCGGGTGGCGCGGGTGCTGCACAAGCCCTACACCCCCCAGGAGCTGTTCTTCTGGGTGGAGCAGGTGCTGGCCGAGCCAGCGGACTCGCGCTCCGCGTCGCTGCTGGAGGGCGCCAGTGAGGAGGTGATCGCCGCCATGGCGGCGTTGAGCTCCGAGTATGGCGCCCAGCTGGGAGAGAAGATCCGGCTGCTGACGGCGGTGGTGGAGCGGGTGCTGCAAGGCGAGCGCGAGTCCCTGCGGGAGGCGTACCTGCATGCCCACAAGCTGCATGGCACGGCGGGCTCCTGCGGCTTCGGCGCCGTGAGCGCGGCGGCGGGGCGCCTGGAGGCCCTGCTCAAACAGGCCCGGGACGACAAGGAGCCGGTGGACCCGGGCGCCGTGCGCAGGGCGTTGCAAGAGCTGGCCGAGAAGGCCCAGGGCGCGGTGTCCACGCTGGTGGAGAGCGCGGGCCCGGTGCAATCCCAGGGCACGGTGTTGGTGGCGGACGAGGATGAGGCGTGGCTGGCCGAAGTGGAGCGGATGGGGAAGGATCTGCTGGTGAGGGTGGTGACGGCTCGCAGCGCGGACGAGGTGGTGGCGGCCGCGCGGCGGCGGGAGCTGGATGGAGTGCTGCTGCACGTCAACCTGGGAGGCCGGGAGGGAGGCTTCACCACGGCGGCGCGCTTGCGCGGTGAGGACGGGTTGCAGTCCCTGCCGCTGGCCTTCTTCGGAACGGAGGGAGACGTGGCCTACCGGGTGGCGGCGGCCCATGCCGGTGCGTCCCTCTACCTGCCCCGGCCCTTCTCCGCGCGAGACCTGACGGAGGCGGTGGAGCGCATGGTGGCCGCCCGGCGCCCGGAGCGCTCACGCGTGCTGGTGCTGGATGATGACCCCGAAGCGGTGCGTGTCCTCAGCGCCGCCCTGACCAGCGCCCTGGTGGAGGTGGTGGGAATCGGAGACCCCTATCGCCTGGTGGAGGCGCTGGCCGAGCACCGGCCGGACCTGCTGCTGCTGGATGTGGAGATGCCGGGCCCCAGTGGGTTCGATCTGTGCCGCATCGTGCGCTCCATGCCCGAGTGGCGGGAGATGCCCATCCTCTTCATCACCACCCACACGGGGGTGGAGTTCCGGGTGGCGGCCTTCCGGTCGGGCGCGGATGACTACCTCGCCAAGCCGGTGCTGCGCGAGGAGCTGTGGGCCCGCGTGCAGTCCCGGCTGGAGCGGACGCGGCTGGCACGCGAGCGCGCCGAGCGCGATGCCCTCACGGGGCTGTTGCTGCGCCGCCCCTTCCTGGACAACCTGCGCGCGCGGATGGCCGACGCCCAGCGGTTGAGCCGGCCGCTGACGCTGGGCTTCCTGGACGTGGACCACTTCAAGAAGGTGAACGACACCCATGGGCACCTGGCGGGAGACCGGGTGCTGATGCAGATGGGACGGCTGCTGGCGACACGCTTCCGCCGGGAGGACCTGCGGTGCCGGTGGGGGGGCGAGGAGTTCGTGGTGGCCCTGCTGGGAGCCACGGCGGACAGGGCACGGGACATCCTGGCGCGCACGGCGGCGGAGCTGTCGCGGATCGAATTCGAGGGGGACAAGGGCCAGCGCTTCCGTGTCACCTTCAGCGCCGGGCTCGCGGATATGCCTCGGGACGGCGCCGACCTGGAGACGCTGCTGCGCCTGGCGGACGAGCGCCTGTACCGGGCCAAGGTCCAGGGCCGCAACCGCATCGAGCTGTGA
- a CDS encoding DUF6310 domain-containing protein: protein MLVERCFHALDHDRIEFHDPTGKCAVASAGAAAVGLGVCVLAAPELVVGAVIITGVVVMGFAIREALDAYALDMGRPEVRPAPETRPVPETAPAPQKPSPKKRPKPEPRGPDFPPIGPIEVTERDRPRCEPDPVPYHLGGNKLHDKCADRIPNNSFPGGDVFVNGKNFDALQLATRTLWEVKTDNFDTYPPDLRRIVLDDQVPKMRLERDLARACGFDFRVGVRSAAHQAALERAAPELEDLIVVMEWC, encoded by the coding sequence GTGCTGGTGGAGCGGTGCTTTCATGCTCTGGACCATGACCGGATCGAGTTTCACGACCCCACAGGAAAATGCGCGGTCGCCTCGGCGGGTGCCGCTGCTGTGGGGCTCGGGGTCTGCGTGCTGGCGGCACCGGAACTCGTCGTGGGAGCGGTGATCATCACGGGCGTTGTGGTGATGGGATTCGCCATAAGAGAGGCCCTGGATGCGTATGCTCTGGATATGGGCCGCCCCGAGGTAAGGCCCGCGCCTGAAACGCGGCCCGTGCCTGAAACAGCGCCCGCCCCTCAGAAACCCTCGCCGAAAAAAAGGCCCAAGCCGGAGCCAAGAGGGCCGGATTTCCCTCCCATTGGGCCAATCGAAGTCACGGAGCGAGATCGCCCCAGGTGCGAGCCCGACCCAGTGCCGTACCACCTTGGCGGTAATAAACTGCACGACAAGTGCGCGGACAGAATTCCGAACAACAGTTTCCCCGGCGGGGATGTGTTCGTGAATGGGAAGAACTTCGACGCGCTGCAACTGGCCACGCGCACGCTGTGGGAAGTCAAGACCGACAACTTCGACACGTACCCGCCCGATCTTCGGAGAATCGTACTCGACGACCAGGTACCGAAGATGCGCCTCGAGCGCGACCTCGCAAGGGCTTGCGGATTTGATTTCCGAGTCGGCGTCCGCAGTGCCGCGCACCAGGCCGCACTGGAGCGCGCCGCCCCGGAGCTCGAAGACCTCATCGTCGTTATGGAGTGGTGCTGA
- a CDS encoding DUF5953 family protein, with the protein MPAVQENELGITVYAPALVSTDSRPLAIVHGMERALPGVSLEWTISQEGKRIPLLNREAWLARGRPDGGGFPLVCNGDERYPVSVSGWELSAVSAPGGQAELDVQVALPLAEKGIAAAADVLEAVAEDARAFWGHATPFNASVDIARQTKNWAANPRPPPRGLPALKLPEKIRSPEIPHRLGWLNYWSAATARAIGFPDPARDTELLSRARRTATGGWVVRLTDALLDLDNPAHLDALKRAYERFPEIGGRAAP; encoded by the coding sequence ATGCCCGCGGTGCAAGAGAATGAGCTTGGGATCACCGTTTACGCGCCTGCGCTCGTGAGCACCGACAGTCGCCCCTTGGCCATTGTTCATGGAATGGAACGCGCGCTCCCTGGCGTGAGCTTGGAGTGGACGATTTCTCAAGAGGGAAAACGCATCCCTCTGCTGAATCGTGAGGCGTGGCTCGCCAGAGGGAGGCCGGATGGGGGTGGATTTCCGCTGGTCTGCAACGGTGACGAGCGCTACCCCGTGTCGGTGTCCGGATGGGAACTTTCGGCGGTCAGTGCGCCGGGCGGTCAGGCCGAGCTTGACGTGCAGGTGGCGCTGCCTCTGGCCGAAAAGGGCATCGCAGCGGCAGCGGATGTGCTGGAGGCAGTAGCAGAGGACGCGCGAGCGTTTTGGGGGCACGCGACACCGTTCAACGCGAGTGTGGATATCGCGCGGCAGACGAAAAACTGGGCGGCCAACCCACGGCCTCCACCCCGGGGGCTGCCAGCACTCAAGCTCCCCGAGAAAATCCGTTCGCCTGAGATTCCGCATCGCCTCGGGTGGCTGAACTACTGGTCGGCCGCTACGGCGCGAGCCATAGGCTTCCCGGACCCAGCCCGCGACACGGAGTTGCTGTCACGCGCACGGCGTACCGCGACGGGCGGGTGGGTTGTCCGACTCACCGATGCGCTGCTCGACCTGGACAACCCCGCCCACCTGGACGCGCTCAAACGGGCCTACGAGCGCTTCCCGGAGATCGGTGGGCGCGCAGCCCCTTGA
- a CDS encoding TetR/AcrR family transcriptional regulator yields MEEREKSAAEDAEGPDARARIIAAAAELISSGGPDAATTRAVAAAAGVQAPTIYRLFGDKRGLLWAVVEHVLKSYVSEKSARTPHPDPLQDFRDGWDMHIAFGLRHPGLFAIMSSEPRPASQSAAVSDGEDVLRRRIRNIALAGRLRVSEERALGLVTAMGTGAVLTLLRQPEGQRDLGLADAAREAAVAAITSEVAPPTNADVRALAAALRASIDRLSVLTRGESLLLSELLDRIADARRQRP; encoded by the coding sequence ATGGAGGAGCGCGAGAAGTCCGCCGCCGAAGACGCCGAGGGCCCCGATGCGCGCGCGCGCATCATCGCGGCCGCCGCGGAGCTCATCTCCTCCGGAGGCCCCGATGCCGCGACCACGCGAGCGGTGGCCGCCGCCGCCGGAGTGCAGGCGCCGACCATCTACCGGCTCTTCGGCGACAAGCGCGGCCTGCTCTGGGCCGTCGTCGAGCACGTACTGAAGAGCTACGTGTCGGAGAAGTCAGCGCGCACGCCGCACCCGGATCCGCTGCAGGACTTTCGCGATGGCTGGGACATGCACATCGCGTTCGGACTCCGTCATCCAGGGCTGTTCGCGATCATGAGCAGCGAGCCGCGTCCGGCTTCACAGTCCGCTGCCGTCAGCGACGGGGAGGACGTTCTGCGGCGGCGCATCCGGAACATCGCACTCGCGGGCCGGCTGCGGGTCAGTGAGGAGCGAGCGCTGGGCCTGGTGACGGCGATGGGCACCGGGGCCGTGCTCACGCTCCTGCGCCAGCCCGAGGGGCAACGCGACCTCGGACTCGCCGATGCCGCGCGCGAGGCGGCCGTGGCCGCGATCACGAGCGAGGTGGCTCCACCCACGAACGCGGATGTCCGCGCACTGGCCGCGGCGCTGCGGGCCTCCATTGACCGGCTCTCTGTGCTCACCCGAGGCGAAAGCCTGCTGTTGAGCGAGCTGCTCGATCGCATCGCGGACGCCAGGCGTCAACGACCCTGA
- a CDS encoding SDR family oxidoreductase, producing the protein MIVVTGATGKLGRLIVEKLVTRVPVERVAVSVRDVQKAQELAARGVRVRRGDFSEPKSLVHAFEGASQVLLVSSNAAAYGGDTLAQHRSAIEAARSAGARRIVYTSHMAASHSSAFPPMLHHAATEQMLGESGLAWTALRNGFYAESALLLLGQGVRTGVFEAPEDGKVSWTTHDDLAEAAAVILANEGQYDGPTPPLTAAQALDFGALCDIASSVLGRPIRRSTVPEEEMRAKFAASGTPAPVIAMWLGLYRASRDGEFAAVAPTLQKLLGRAPASMREVITGQLGRTAGHVTTAPSGPGV; encoded by the coding sequence ATGATCGTCGTGACCGGAGCGACAGGGAAGCTGGGCCGTCTCATCGTGGAGAAACTCGTCACCCGCGTGCCGGTGGAGCGGGTGGCCGTCAGTGTCCGAGACGTGCAGAAGGCCCAGGAGCTGGCGGCCCGCGGCGTCCGGGTGCGCAGAGGCGATTTCTCGGAGCCGAAGAGCCTCGTGCACGCCTTCGAGGGCGCGTCCCAGGTCCTGCTCGTCTCGTCGAATGCGGCTGCGTATGGCGGCGATACGCTCGCCCAACATCGCTCCGCCATCGAGGCCGCACGGTCCGCCGGCGCGCGGCGCATCGTCTACACGAGCCACATGGCCGCGAGCCATTCGTCGGCGTTCCCCCCGATGCTCCACCATGCGGCGACGGAGCAGATGCTGGGCGAGTCCGGTCTGGCATGGACCGCGCTTCGCAACGGCTTCTACGCCGAAAGCGCGCTGCTCCTGCTGGGGCAGGGCGTGCGGACGGGAGTCTTCGAGGCCCCCGAGGACGGAAAGGTCTCCTGGACCACGCACGACGACCTCGCGGAGGCGGCAGCGGTGATTCTGGCGAACGAGGGGCAGTACGACGGGCCGACGCCACCGCTCACGGCCGCGCAGGCGCTCGACTTCGGAGCCCTGTGTGACATCGCGTCGAGCGTGCTCGGACGTCCGATCCGTCGAAGCACCGTGCCGGAGGAGGAGATGCGCGCGAAGTTCGCGGCGTCGGGCACGCCCGCGCCCGTGATCGCCATGTGGCTCGGCCTCTACCGCGCGAGCCGCGACGGCGAGTTCGCGGCCGTCGCTCCCACGCTACAGAAGTTGCTCGGGCGTGCGCCGGCGAGCATGCGCGAGGTGATTACCGGGCAGCTGGGCCGAACGGCCGGGCACGTCACCACCGCACCCTCCGGGCCTGGCGTCTAG
- a CDS encoding LirA/MavJ family T4SS effector, whose product MPEALRRDLEAFFGAGFADVRVHEGPRALAFQSLALAAGSELFFAPGCFQPDTAPGRHLIAHELAHVLQQRAGRVPHDGSEGPCLVEDPALEAEANRAANAFVSGRRLPDVHLLGSPAPRPAGRVVLQPAKVKLVDPKQTTRSPFKNEYEKYLYDYTLIQTWLTDKAYFVPALKALDAELARSADTQKKLTNVLLKREQFHGLNREGAPIYTAVLSGPEFVAMNKKGVLPKDHVTPDHGEFTHRLHWYIVLHNATKGFTKQPASVFYNGVLPLLMKTTQRVYKPPKENWPILEGTKDSRETDTLSMWEALFDRRPFPGLYSIQEDWLTCPEMFTALLVPKEVEFNNYYRNLQGKETLTDVAPLLSAEVTRRYVKRQSELKEHGNSQGAWAAWYSQKKAQDLKTKIVPKLGVDNAFEVQFSPPDYKPLEVQDKVKGKVESKAVLVRK is encoded by the coding sequence TTGCCAGAGGCACTCCGGCGGGACCTGGAGGCATTCTTCGGAGCGGGCTTCGCCGACGTGCGCGTGCACGAGGGGCCTCGGGCGCTGGCGTTCCAGTCGCTGGCGCTCGCCGCGGGCTCGGAGCTCTTCTTCGCGCCGGGTTGCTTCCAGCCGGACACCGCCCCGGGCAGGCATCTGATCGCCCATGAGCTCGCGCACGTGCTCCAGCAGCGCGCCGGCCGCGTGCCGCACGACGGCTCCGAGGGGCCGTGCCTCGTCGAGGACCCCGCTCTGGAAGCCGAGGCGAATCGTGCCGCCAATGCGTTCGTGAGCGGGCGGCGGCTCCCGGACGTTCACCTCCTGGGCTCGCCAGCGCCACGCCCGGCGGGCCGCGTCGTGCTGCAGCCGGCGAAGGTGAAACTCGTCGACCCCAAGCAGACCACGCGGAGCCCCTTCAAGAACGAGTACGAGAAGTACCTCTACGACTACACGCTCATCCAGACCTGGCTGACGGACAAGGCGTACTTCGTGCCCGCGCTGAAGGCGCTCGACGCCGAGCTCGCCAGGTCCGCCGACACGCAGAAGAAACTCACCAACGTGCTCCTCAAGCGTGAGCAATTCCACGGCCTCAATCGCGAGGGCGCGCCCATCTATACGGCCGTCCTGTCCGGGCCGGAATTCGTGGCGATGAACAAGAAGGGCGTGCTGCCCAAGGACCACGTCACGCCCGACCACGGCGAGTTCACGCACCGGCTCCACTGGTACATCGTCCTGCACAACGCGACGAAGGGCTTCACCAAGCAGCCCGCCAGCGTGTTCTACAACGGGGTGCTCCCCCTCCTCATGAAGACGACCCAGCGCGTCTACAAACCCCCCAAGGAGAACTGGCCGATTCTCGAGGGGACCAAGGACAGCCGCGAAACGGATACCCTCTCCATGTGGGAGGCGCTCTTCGATCGCAGACCCTTCCCGGGCCTCTACTCGATTCAAGAGGACTGGCTCACCTGCCCGGAGATGTTCACCGCCCTGCTGGTGCCCAAGGAGGTCGAGTTCAACAATTATTATCGCAACCTCCAGGGGAAGGAGACCTTGACGGACGTGGCACCACTGCTCTCGGCCGAGGTCACCCGGCGCTACGTCAAGCGTCAAAGCGAGCTCAAGGAGCACGGCAACTCCCAAGGGGCCTGGGCAGCCTGGTACTCGCAAAAGAAGGCGCAGGACCTCAAGACGAAGATCGTCCCCAAGCTCGGAGTGGACAACGCGTTCGAGGTCCAGTTCTCCCCTCCCGACTACAAGCCCCTCGAGGTCCAGGACAAGGTGAAGGGCAAGGTCGAGTCCAAGGCCGTGCTCGTGCGCAAGTAA